From Cecembia calidifontis, one genomic window encodes:
- a CDS encoding DUF4221 family protein, translating to MEYQKITFSILLIIFSFMFSCKNLSDDFKNETEGFLERVGEITFALDEFSTFEFYNAKIVSVHGKELLANLNYINFSLDFYDVEQGKLFHRIKIGRGGPEGIDDVQGFWFHNQDSIFIFPRFKLHGSTIVNWDGNFVDKLNPPRIPDIPGGILLNHLSTSSTPTFVLDQKIYFMRYPIDNRFIGEDSFESFGILDLKKNLFEFYEFEYPSVYRGKNHIMEFYTFSGDLMNDSSFLLSWTISDSVDVYSVNESGISKIKSFYASIPEFQVPNSNSSFITPEMEKKIKFESFSYGAITFDPFRNQIHRLLYLPTQYEPGRHKKENPYLVTDFLILTYDDKFNHLGTTHFKGGIYDPRVFIVGKKGLFFPRIGQRIRDLKEDEIVYHVFSGTN from the coding sequence ATGGAATATCAAAAAATTACCTTTTCGATTTTGCTGATTATATTTTCCTTCATGTTTTCATGCAAAAATCTATCTGATGACTTTAAAAACGAAACAGAAGGTTTTTTGGAGAGGGTTGGGGAAATAACTTTTGCTTTAGATGAGTTTTCTACATTTGAATTTTATAATGCAAAAATTGTTTCGGTTCATGGTAAAGAATTATTGGCCAACCTGAATTACATTAACTTTTCTCTGGACTTTTATGATGTAGAACAGGGTAAGTTATTCCATAGGATCAAAATTGGAAGAGGAGGTCCAGAGGGAATAGATGATGTCCAGGGGTTTTGGTTTCATAATCAGGACTCAATTTTTATTTTCCCCCGGTTTAAATTACATGGAAGTACAATAGTTAATTGGGATGGTAATTTTGTAGATAAATTAAATCCTCCAAGAATTCCGGATATCCCTGGTGGTATTCTCTTGAACCATCTTTCCACTTCCTCGACTCCTACTTTTGTTTTGGATCAAAAAATTTATTTTATGAGGTATCCCATAGATAATAGATTTATAGGTGAAGACAGTTTTGAGAGCTTTGGAATATTGGATTTGAAAAAAAATCTTTTTGAATTTTATGAATTTGAGTATCCAAGTGTCTATCGCGGTAAAAACCATATCATGGAATTTTACACATTTTCAGGTGATTTAATGAACGACAGTTCTTTCCTGCTGTCATGGACCATATCTGACTCGGTGGATGTTTACAGTGTAAATGAGTCAGGTATTTCTAAAATAAAGAGTTTTTATGCTTCTATTCCGGAATTTCAAGTGCCAAATTCTAATTCATCATTTATCACCCCGGAAATGGAAAAAAAAATAAAATTTGAGTCTTTCTCCTATGGTGCTATAACATTTGACCCCTTCAGAAACCAGATTCATAGATTATTGTATCTTCCTACACAATATGAACCCGGTAGACATAAAAAGGAAAACCCTTATTTAGTAACTGACTTTTTAATCTTGACCTATGATGATAAATTCAATCACTTAGGCACAACACATTTTAAAGGTGGAATTTATGATCCACGGGTGTTCATAGTAGGTAAGAAAGGGTTGTTTTTTCCGCGGATAGGGCAAAGAATCAGGGATTTAAAAGAAGATGAGATCGTATATCATGTTTTTTCAGGTACAAACTAA